The region GTCCGTAGCAGAGGCCATTGCGCCCCATGTTCCGGGTGTCAAAGGCTGGATTGTGATGAGTGACAAACCGTTGTCCGAGATCCGTACAAGCTTGTCACCCGTTTACCACCATGAGGACTTGCTGGCAGCGGCCGAACCCACGATCAACTGGCCGGTCATCGACGAGCGCTCGGCCTACAGCGCCTGCTACACCACCGGCACCACTGGTCGGCCCAAAGGGGTTTACTACTCGCACCGCGCCATTTACCTGCATTCAACCTCGCTGGCGGTGAATATCGGCATGGGTATGGACGACTGCACCATGTTGCTCACACCCATGTTCCACGCCCAATGCTGGGGCCTGCCACAGACGGCCATGCTGGCCGCCACCAAGATCGTGCTACCCGGTCGTTACATGGTGGAAGACACCGCCCCCCTGACGGATGTGATCATTGCCGAGGGTGTGACCGTGACCTGTGGCGCACCGGCCATTTTCCAGCCCATGCTCAATTACATTGAGACCCTGCCGGTCAAGCCCGACTTCAGCCGCCTTCGGATGTTGTGTGGCGCCAGCGAACCGCCACTGTCCTTGATGAGCGGGTTCCACCACCTCACCGGGGCTGAAATCATTCACGCCTATGGAGCCACAGAGACAACCCCCATCGTTGCCGTCAACCGACTCAAACCCTCGCTGAAAAAACTCACGGGTGAGCAGCGCTGGAACCTCAAACGCAAGCAGGGCTTGCTGGTTGCAGGGGTGGATTTCATGCTGCTGGACGACAGCGACGAGGAAGTGCCGCATGACGGCAAGTCGATTGGCGAGATCTGTATTCGCGGCCCCTGGGTGACCCGCAGTTACCACAACATGCCCGATTCGGCAGAGCGTTTTGTCAACGGCTACTGGCGCTCGGGTGATGCCGGAACCATTGACACCGATGGTTACCTCAAGCTGACCGACCGCCTCAAGGACGTGATCAAGAGCGGCGGCGAGTGGATTTCGTCCATTGATATGGAGAACGCGCTGATGGGGCACCCGTCGGTGGCCGAGGCGACCGTGGTGGGTGTGGCCCACCCCAGGTGGGAAGAGCGGCCACTGGCACTGGTGGTGCTCAAACCGGGGCATCAACTGACCACGGAGCAGGTCTGGGCCCATCTGTCAACAACGTTTGCCAAGTGGCAATTGCCCGACCAGGTGTTGTTTGTCGACAAAATTCCGCGCACCAGCGTGGGCAAGCTCAACAAGAAGGTGGTCAGAGCGGAATACGGTGAGCGCTACACCAAAGGGTAGTTGTCTGCGCCGACCCGTGACAAGGCTTGGCCACCGCCATGGTGTGTCATGACGCTGCGGGTTGTTCGGCGCTTGTTTCGTTGAGGTAGTCCAGCACCACGCCGTGCAGCCAGTCCATCACCAGGCGCACCCGGGTCGACAGGTTGCGGCGATTGGCGTAAACCAGGGACAACGGCATGGGTGGCGCTGGCCAGTCAGGCAGCACTTCCACCAGTCGGCCTTGGGTGATCCATTCACGGATACCCACAACGGGCACTTGGATCAGCCCCAAGCCTGCCAGGCAAGCGGCCTGATAGGCCTCGGCGTTGTTCACCGTCACCTGGCCTTGCATCGGGATAGCCATGGGCTCGTTGCCACTGGTGTACTCAAAACCACTAGGCTTGGCCCCTAGCGTGGCCGCGTAATGAATCAGCTGGTGCCGCTCCAGATCCTGAATCGACTGGGGCACGCCAAACCGCTTGAGGTAATGCGGACTTGCGCAATTCACCATACGCAAGTCACCCACAGGGCGCGTAATCAAGCCCGGTTCGCTGACCTTGCCTGCCCGGATGACGCAATCAAATCCCTCGCGGATCAGATCCACGCGGCGCTCGGTACTGCTGATCTCAAGCTGCAGCAGCGTGTGCTGGCACAGCAGTTCTGGCAGGCGCGGCAACACGGCCTGGCGTGCCATCACGGTCGACATGTCCACACGAACCCGCCCCTTCAACGCGTTGGCACTTTGCGCCTGAAACATGGTTTGCAACTCGTCCAGATCGGTGAGTGCGTCCTTGCAGCGTTCGTAAAACGATTGCCCGTCATGCGTCAGCACCACCTTGCGCGTGGTTCGGTGCAACAGGCGT is a window of Rhodoferax lithotrophicus DNA encoding:
- a CDS encoding long-chain-fatty-acid--CoA ligase — its product is MTLTTGQETIVRGCPSTMGDDFQLNTTTLIRHAARTHGDQEIVYRTPDGGWDRYSYRDSYARVCRSANALRQLGVGPGDRVGILDWNSRRHFELYFAIPGLGAVMLQMNLRLGTEDLSFVVGHSEASLVLVDETLLSVAEAIAPHVPGVKGWIVMSDKPLSEIRTSLSPVYHHEDLLAAAEPTINWPVIDERSAYSACYTTGTTGRPKGVYYSHRAIYLHSTSLAVNIGMGMDDCTMLLTPMFHAQCWGLPQTAMLAATKIVLPGRYMVEDTAPLTDVIIAEGVTVTCGAPAIFQPMLNYIETLPVKPDFSRLRMLCGASEPPLSLMSGFHHLTGAEIIHAYGATETTPIVAVNRLKPSLKKLTGEQRWNLKRKQGLLVAGVDFMLLDDSDEEVPHDGKSIGEICIRGPWVTRSYHNMPDSAERFVNGYWRSGDAGTIDTDGYLKLTDRLKDVIKSGGEWISSIDMENALMGHPSVAEATVVGVAHPRWEERPLALVVLKPGHQLTTEQVWAHLSTTFAKWQLPDQVLFVDKIPRTSVGKLNKKVVRAEYGERYTKG
- a CDS encoding LysR family transcriptional regulator, with the translated sequence MSFLDHMHIFTRVAELSSFTQAADSLGLPKASVSTAVQQLENRLGVRLLHRTTRKVVLTHDGQSFYERCKDALTDLDELQTMFQAQSANALKGRVRVDMSTVMARQAVLPRLPELLCQHTLLQLEISSTERRVDLIREGFDCVIRAGKVSEPGLITRPVGDLRMVNCASPHYLKRFGVPQSIQDLERHQLIHYAATLGAKPSGFEYTSGNEPMAIPMQGQVTVNNAEAYQAACLAGLGLIQVPVVGIREWITQGRLVEVLPDWPAPPMPLSLVYANRRNLSTRVRLVMDWLHGVVLDYLNETSAEQPAAS